The genomic window AGTTGTGGGCGAGAACCACCCAGGTGTGCACCTCCAGACCGGCCGCCGCCAGAGCCTCGGCCGCCTCCCCGAACGCGTCGCCGGGCGCCCACTCCCCGGCCGCGTACGGCCGCAGCGTACGGCCCTCCCAACGCGCCCCCGGCGGATACAGCACGGCCGCGTGCTCGGCGGTGACGATGCGCTGCCGGGGGTGGCGGGGGGTGAGCGCGCGCGTGGAGTGGTACGCGGAGGCGAGCGTCACCTGCCGCACGCCCAGCCCCGCGATGCGCTCCGCGGCGGCCGGATCCCCGTTGACGTCCCAGGGGTAGACGAACGTCGACGCCTTCACTTGCCCTCCTCGTACTCCTCGTGCCTCGCGGACTCCGTGTGCTGTCAGGACTCCGCGAGCAGCGCGTAGCCGCGCTCGATCAACTGGCCCAGCTGCTTGACGTGTTCCGCCGCCGGCTCGTGCAGCGGCGGCCGGACCTCTCCCACGTCCAGCCCCCGTAGCCGTACCCCGGCCTTGACCAGCGACACGGCGTAGCCGCGTCCCTGGGCGCGGAGTTCGACGAAGGGGCGGTAGAACCCGTCGAGCAGCCGTTCCACGATCGCATCGTCTCCCGCGCCGATCGCCCGGTGAAACGCCAGGGCGATCTCCGGTACGAAGCAGAAGACGGCCGAGGAGTACAGGGGGACCCCGACGGCGCGGTAGGCGGGCTGGGTCAGTTCGGCGGTCGGCAGGCCGTTGAAGTAGAGGAAGTCGCCGGACCCCGGTACCTCGGCGCGCACCGCGCTCACGATCCGCTGCATCAGGTCGAGGTCGCCGACGCCGTCCTTGAGGCCGACAATCCCTTCCGTGCGGGCCAGTT from Streptomyces sp. DSM 40750 includes these protein-coding regions:
- a CDS encoding 5-dehydro-4-deoxyglucarate dehydratase is translated as MTSAPLAARLRVPSGPLFFPVTAYGPDGTIDLDAYRAHVRQGVEAGAAAVFACCGTGEFHALTPEEFQECVRAAVVETAGRVPVVAGAGYGTALAVRYARLAEEAGADGLLAMPPYLVVAAQEGLLRHYRQLAAATSLPVVVYQRDNAVFTPETVVELARTEGIVGLKDGVGDLDLMQRIVSAVRAEVPGSGDFLYFNGLPTAELTQPAYRAVGVPLYSSAVFCFVPEIALAFHRAIGAGDDAIVERLLDGFYRPFVELRAQGRGYAVSLVKAGVRLRGLDVGEVRPPLHEPAAEHVKQLGQLIERGYALLAES